A genomic region of Haliotis asinina isolate JCU_RB_2024 chromosome 1, JCU_Hal_asi_v2, whole genome shotgun sequence contains the following coding sequences:
- the LOC137292272 gene encoding tetraspanin-18B-like: MEGGCSKVFLIIINVIFMIFGLAILIAGIVFKVGFDEIKDALVDNGDKVDFNLKYAGETFGLIVIAFGCVILLIAGLGCLGACCQWRVLLGIYGVIVGVILLAEIVAVAVVLAKGSEAKDVMEKGLREALKGYDDAVAKKNAKDKSFDAIFSTFQCCGVDNYTDFQDPAINTQWDPRNTEKKIPVACCKKTNYEDIGNTTFNDPDIKQCLGISSMNNDYAYTTGCYTDLLDFIDHYKYVAIGVGVTIFLIELLVIVLSICMCRSSSKYV; this comes from the exons ATGGAAGGCGGTTGTTCGAAGGTCTTCCTCATCATCATAAATGTCATCTTTATG ATCTTTGGCCTGGCCATCCTGATTGCTGGGATCGTTTTCAAAGTTGGCTTTGACGAAATCAAAGATGCTTTGGTGGACAACGGTGATAAGGTGGACTTCAACCTGAAGTATGCTGGCGAGACTTTTGGACTGATCGTCATTGCCTTCGGCTGTGTCATTCTTCTGATCGCTGGCCTTGGTTGCCTCGGAGCCTGTTGTCAGTGGCGAGTGCTGCTCGGCATT TATGGCGTTATTGTCGGTGTGATCCTGCTGGCGGAGATTGTGGCAGTAGCCGTTGTGCTGGCCAAGGGTAGTGAG GCAAAGGATGTCATGGAAAAAGGCTTAAGAGAAGCTCTGAAAGGTTACGACGACGCCGTCGCGAAAAAGAATGCCAAGGATAAATCCTTTGACGCCATCTTCTCCACC TTCCAATGTTGCGGGGTCGACAACTACACAGACTTCCAGGACCCAGCCATTAATACCCAGTGGGATCCACGTAATACCGAGAAAAAGATTCCCGTAGCCTGCTGTAAGAAGACAAACTACGAAGACATTGGAAATACCACGTTCAATGATCCAGACATAAAGCAATGTTTGGgcatcagcagcatgaacaacGATTATGCCTATACTACT GGTTGCTACACCGATCTGCTGGACTTCATTGACCACTACAAATATGTAGCTATTGGAGTTGGTGTCACTATCTTTCTGATTGAG CTACTGGTTATCGTGCTGTCCATCTGCATGTGTCGGAGCAGCAGCAAATATGTATAG
- the LOC137279595 gene encoding gamma-secretase subunit pen-2-like: protein MDLRRVKNEDKLDLCRKYYHGGFALLPFLWFINFFWFFNEAFRKPPYEEQKQIRTYVIRSLIGTVIWTAALVTWVVIFQLNRASWGATADYMSFIIPKGEP from the exons ATGGATCTGCGGAGAGTGAAGAATGAGGATAAGCTAGACTTGTGTAGAAAGTACTACCATG GTGGTTTTGCATTGCTGCCATTTCTGTGGTTCATCAACTTCTTTTGGTTTTTCAACGAAGCATTCAGGAAGCCCCCTTATGAAGAACAGAAACAGATCAGAACGT ATGTGATCCGGTCACTGATAGGTACGGTGATATGGACAGCTGCCCTCGTCACATGGGTGGTCATCTTCCAGCTGAACCGGGCATCGTGGGGAGCAACAGCTGACTACATGTCTTTCATCATTCCTAAAGGAGAGCCGTAG